From Oryzias latipes chromosome 18, ASM223467v1:
cacTGTAAACTGGTGAGAGACCTTAaaagagaataaataaatacaaaattgaaATCATTATTTCACATAatctgaaatgcaaaaatgtaaatCCATAAAAATGTTCCAGTGAGATGAAAATGTCTGTAGactaaactcttcctcacagctTGTCCAGCTACAGATCAACACTAGATGGCGCTGTTGGATGCCTCCTCCTCTCCAGATGGTCGGGTGATTTTATAGTCATGCTGTTGTTGTTGCCGATCTGAACTCCCACAACGTGGGAGAAATGCATTTTGACCCCCTGTGCAGGATGAGCAGATTGGCATGGAAACGAATCAGGGTTGGAGAACTGCCGCTGCAGAATAGAAAAGTCAGAGAATAAAGGtctgaggatcttttttttggATTGCTGCTGGACACATGAAGTATGTTTAAATGATATAAGAATATATAAAAACCATGAAGAaaagaacacaacaaaaacaatctaTGTTAAACAATTTGAGTAGAACATCATCCTAGCGATGGAGGAAGCTTACTTTCTTAGAGACGTTCTAAAGTCTAAGCGAAACATCAGAAATTATACACCTACCCCCCATCCCACAGGCCTTCCCTgtggctttaacccttgtgttatcttctAAAGTAGGACGcggaacaggtgagttaataaGGCTGGACTGCCTGCGGGGAGGTGTAAATGCACTGCTgagctgcctgcctgaaattcTCCCAAGGTCGCTTTGTGTTTTCACATGAAAGGcactatacaaataaataaagtttgaagtttgATGGGAATATTGAATACGAGATTACCAATGTTCATGGAAGAtaaatggatggagggatggagggagggagagagggagagagggagggaaggagggatggatggatggatggatggatggatggatggctaaaCAGACGACAGATGGGAGCAGGAACCAACCTGGGTAGAAGGCCGCGGTTTGAAAGGGAACTGGGACGTCGTTGCTGCCGGTCCTTCAGACTGCCTCTGCGAGGACGTGGACCTGATGGGACACACTGAGGACGTTTTCATTCCGAGGTGACCGGCCTGATCAACTGAAGACATGTTTAGAGGGTGGACGAAAGGTGAGTCTGAAATGAGCAGAAAGAAACCATCACAGGTGTTTTCCTTTATTCCTCATTTatctgtaccccccccccccggcaaataaatatataaataaataaaacacagacacacataaacacatctATGTCCTTATCATACCTATCATGTTGTCTTGCCCAGTCCAAGCCGAGGTCCGATTCACTTCCTACAACATGAATAGAAGTCAATACATGAACTCTATGTAAATTACttatattttctgtcttttctatttttctcctCAGTTTATAAATGTCTTTTCCTTCACTTGACCTTctatttaaattactttttcaaacaaactgaaacaaaatgaTGAGATCGATGTAACTCTTTCTAAAtgtaataattaaattaaatggaaATTAGTGGATCTGAGTGAACCCCCACCACCCATCCAGGCCTtcaaactcagtccttagatgTCACCGCAAGGAACCTAAAAAGACTCGCCCCCGCAAAAGTTTTGTTGATCTTCACCATTATTTCCTGTAAAACCCCTCCTACCTCTTAGACACTTCAAAGGGGAATGCCCTTATTTTTCTGTGCAGCAGCACAAATgcatgacaaaagaaaaaccacaGGATTGACCAACTAGATGAACTAAAGCAAGAAAGTCCCCCCCACCCATCATGCCAGGTCACAGCTTTTAAAAACTCCTCGTGAATTTTCATTGCTTTGCTGCTGATTACACCTGTTAAAAGTTCAGAGGGAAGCTCACCTGAATAGGTGGGGGGCCTGTTCTCATGTGATCTTCCATGTTCTGGAGTTCAGGTGTGGGGGCTGctgttaaaaacaagaattcaTGTCAGGGGAGACAAATGAAAACCTTTCCTCCCAGAGCTCCTGTCAGAAACTCCTTACATCAACTCCAAGCAAAAACTGTAGAAATCCGATCCTGTTGCTATGAGGTCTGAAGAGTCAGCTTCAAAAGTTGCCATTGGCCAATCAAATAGAGTTTTGATAAATATGTTCATGTGATGTTGCTGAAAGGGTTTCATTATTTAAAGCAGCCTGTTAGCATGTATGGATGCTAAAATTGTGAATGGCAGGCACTCACAATGCATCTTTACAGCTTTTACAAGGTCAAAAGTGCTCTACAGACGCACACATTCAAATATTTCCTTGAGGTCATGCTCATTTTGCGTCTattttttggttcaatttttcttcttttccttccaGATAGCAGCATTCTGATCAGAAATACAAATAATTGTCAGGAGTTTCATGTTCTGAAAAAACATCTACCAGCTATTGGCATAACTCAAGTCCAGCTTGTATGTCTGAAGGGACTGGAATAGTTCTGCAGGATCTAAAGACTAGTTTGAAAAACCTGGAAATCTGTCTCTTCATACTTGtgtttttagaattttaaagGGGTTCGTTGAACGACTAGCGCACATCACTGGTGATAGAAAAACACAGGGCCAAATTTTGCATTGGTCCTGAGAAACTTTTATAATTAAAAGTAgtgaactgtttttttccaagATGACTAAAATGCAAATGTGAGCATTTCTGTAGAGTTCAACTTTTCTATTTTCGTCCATTCTAACATCTGTGCAGGAAATAAAGCGAGCAAAAATATTTGACTCTTGACTCTGAGAATGTCATTCTGAAAAAGCTCATGAAGTTAATGTGGCAGGCTGGATGGATGAAACAGTAAAGTTGttgactttattaatcctggATTGAGCTGCTGATCAAATCAAtcaagttttttccccccctccatctgtgaaaaatgatatttaaaacAACTCCAACCTGTGACCTGAGTAACAGAAAGTGCCTGAACAGTCTTtgttatttcttcttctgcttcttgATCCTGGAAAGAGGAAGAGACAGAAGTGTTAAGAGAGTTTAGCTGCGTTCCGTTATCGCATAGCTATTCTTATAGCGAGGTTTGCTCCTCACCAGCGTCTTCAACACCTGATGGACGGCGTCAGGAACGGCGTGCTTGTGCATCTTGTACAGTTCCTCGCTCACATAAGTGCAttctggaaaagcaaaaacacttgAACCCCTCCACCCTCTGAGATTTTTAGGAAGACAATATCATCCCATGATTTCATAATCACATCACTCTTTGAATTATTTCATAATAATTGAAAACATACTGATGATttcataatcataaaaaaaagttttagtccTTTCATAAGTATGTTGCAGTTGTAAAATGACGTTGACATATTTAAATGAGTTTTTgatctgtaaaaaaatgttagcACATAATGTGCTTTAGGGCTAAAACATCAACATctggcatttttaaaaatgtttttttctttttctttttttttctaacttgtcctgtccaacagctgggcagacagatgagagctgaaggcctcttgtgttggacatattttacttttacaacaggggttatgaatcttctgaaaaaccagaggccagactttattaattttaactatttttgaaattcttttgtgttggaccggacggaaaaggaaagaagggaagaagagagagggatgttagaaagagggggacaggagggtgatcataggaggggggtaaaaccatgaagcagcataaagcaacacgctactggatgtttatcattacggtaaggtacagatagaatacaaatctcgaaggggcggggcctgtccacacacacactcaaatgttagaaacacacctgttagctgcaaaatatgtccacatgtcaacatgtacacaatacagatagtgttcacacacgcatacttatgcctacaagccaactagtgtgagatattttattcattcacGTAATTTGTTAGTggaaaggtgagctaacacctgtgctcagttgagtgtttatgttcttctaaaatggatgatggaatgtggaAAGAAGGAAGGGGAGCAACCagccacacccagacccccgccgcagcagccgcggcagccagaagcCCCCACCGCAACGCGGCAGCAGGCaaagaacaaccgccccccgggtgcccacgcccgccacccaggccaggccCAGCAGGGCTgccacgaggcccccagagccagagagcagggaggcatggggggaaagagagcgccgccccagcccaaccaggagagcagccccccgcagcgccaggagggcccaacgccgggccccacccaagaggggtgcccacagcccccagacgagcaccccatcaccacccagggggtccgagcaccccccccccccaaccccaggtacgagccaggaccccccaagggagaccggCTCCGTGCTCCGGGCAGCCACCCACCAGGGCCACAGATGGTCCAGAAAGGTgcaagacaggggtcagccgcccccgcccaggagggatGTTAAAATGGTTTTCTGTTGTCAGGAATATTTTTCCAGGTCCTCATAACaggacataaacacacacaagttTCTGAACTGGTGAAGATTTTTAAACGCACATTAAAACCCATCTTTCTAACTTAGCATTTACATAAttcatttaattacattttctatGTACATTTTCTATGTATGGCTGATatggtttttcatttaattatttattcctttctaTCTCATAACCTATGCAGTGCCTTGTCAAATAATGCTTTTTAGTAACGTGGTTTCCTCAACTTTATTTGACTTCTTATTGTTTTAACATATGTGTATTTAATTTATGTTAAACATCTTGAGTTCTACAAATATTGATGAAAGGTGCTCTACAAATaaagtgattgattgattgattgactgaAGTTCATACCTCGGACTTTTGATACAATTATCAGCTGATCAGATATTTTTATCAGATTGCAGTATAGACTGTTAGACTGATTGATTCAAATGTatctttctcttctttcttgTAGTTAAACTTTGATACTAATGTATTGTTAGTCTATGATGTAcataacataaatatatatatacacatataaacTGCAGAGGAAACATCCTCATCTCTTCTGCGTttgtgatgtttcttttttctcactATGCATTTATAGTGTATATAGTGGAAGATTTTTTGCAGTTGTACagttgttgttttgattttattttccttcaattttttacacattttattttttcccttctaTGCACATTGATGCTTGATCCCCAGAGATGCTGTGTCAATTGAATCCCTCACATCagaatcaataaagtttatccTCTTACATATAATCAtatcttattctgaaaaaacaaatctgactgACTAGTGAGAGGCTGCAGCCGACAGGGGAAGGAGCTGATTAGTTGATTAGTTCAGAGAAATATAGGCGAGGTTGTTACTTGAGTTGTCTGCAAATCTGCCTGTGTTTCTGTTTGCTCgaatccaaaaaaacaaacacatcacaTGTATGCTATGTTTATGTGCTCTTTTGAGGACgtgaaaatatttttgacaatagaatatgtttataaaagtgtgcaacacatttttttaattttcttttttttccaaaggacAATGTATTATAGCAAACACTGGATGTGTGACATCTGTTTATAGCAGCAAGATACTCAGGAAAATAATACAACTTCATAGATTTTTAGGATTATGAAATCATCTCAAATCTGTTGTACACACTAACAGATAAGTATTACAGAAGAACAGAATTTTTCTGCAGTGAGTCAGTGATGAAGAAACTTTGTATGAGACTTCATGATTCAGCAGACAACCTGATGAATCACTCTGAAGATTTGAGAGAATGAATttgtctgcatttaaaaaaactgaataagAGGaactcttaatttttttctctctggaaACTTGTGATCTGGGATGTTCAAATGTATGGCGTTGAAGTGGAACTGACTTCATCTTTTTTCACCAATGAAATTAGAGAATGCAGAATCAGGGAGAGAGTTATCCTCAATTAGAGGACAGCCTGAAAGGAATGGCAGCTTTGACGATAGAAATTCTGTGCAGATGCAGttcttcagttttcttttcatggaTTTCTGACTTCACCCAAACGCTGCTTTGGTCCTGGACCAATGCTGGATCAAAGCTGAATTAATTAAGTTTACCCACGTTTGTTCCTGGTCCTGGTCTTTACAGGCAGTTTACTCTGAatgtcccctttttttttagcaaggtaacccttgtgctatcctaggtactttaatgttgggagttgggtcatctagacccactagacagtgctctgaaccttttttcttcaataatttgtgatcttcactggtgtccatggattacatgaaatctttccacctttatccacctttgtcatggtagggagaacatgtcagtgtgagggtggggtcatctaagatagcacaagggttaaagcttcCTGAACTCTAATTTTGGACCAAACAGGAGAACTCTGATCCTCTTGAGAACAAGAGTTTTGCTCTGGTTCACTTCAAACTAAAGCAAGAAGGAGAACCAAGGGGAGAAAATACTGTTGGCCCCTTGTGGGAGTAGAGAAAGTGggtatttgccttttttttgtttagttttattctTGTTAGTCATGTTTGGATTCAAACTATTTTTGttgaaggtttgtttttcccctcaccactttttctgtttccaatTATTGATCCAAGAAATATTCAAGTCTTTTGTTTATCATATGGTCAGAACCTCTGCTTTTACTGTGCTTTTGGATTCTCTTTATTTCAAGTTAGTCTTAACGTTTTCTTCTCCAGTTTCCTGCATTCAAGTCGGTCACAGAACCCTTCTGGCAGAAAATGCTGCCCATCTACATTGCCGATCAAGTTGCTAGTCAACAATGaagccccactccaatgaaaatgctgcatttggtgtttttaacatgttcttgtagcattttatcATAAAGGATGACATACAGtatatacagaaaattaagctagAGTTAGCTTGGAGTTGAAAAGGGCTGCAAGCTAACAAaagagagtgcaaacaaagggctgatgggaaatggggatgGGATTACTTAAGCCCACTctcaactcaaaggcaaatatcttataaactcctgctgctctgcggaATGATAGTCTGAAAAACAATACATTGATTTCGCctaaaaaacggcataatcataattaaaagacctctaggaacgctttgacaatagatcaaaagacgattgcagtgggactttaattctGGTggcgtttaacccttgtgctatcttagatgaccccacccttacattgacgtgttcttcctaccatgacaaaggtggataaaggtggaaagatttcatgtaatccatggacaccagtgaagatcacaaatcattgaagaaaaaaggttcagagtactgtctagtgggtctagatgacccaactcccaatattaaagtgcctaggatagcacaagggtttaagtATCAACATATGTTTCCTCTCACTTCTTTCTTAagttggtctttaaagaaaacaaacgaaacagatttgttttgtcTCCTAAAGAAGCTTAAAAAGTCAGATTCTGCCTAATTTGGAGTTCGATCTTCAGGATAGGCTTCATTTTCAACTTTATACTCAGAAGTGGAAACCCAAAAACAAGTAGTggacagctattactcagtcattacaCTTGTCAGAATAGCCACTTTGGATCAGctaccttttaaaaaaagttcttgTCTGATCCCAAATTTCTTTTCATGATAGAGAGATAGTTTGCCCTCTCTAAACCCAATTTAATCCAAATTTCAGCCACACCAGTGGGAGACTCCTTTGATCTGTGGTCCTGGCGTATGTCGCCTAAATCCAAACTGCCCACCTCTGATCCCCTAGATCCGGCTCCTTTAAATCCCTGACACACTATCTGCCTACTGGTACCTGACACTAAAACCAGAGATCAGGAGGATCAGACTTCGATCTTTGTTATTGtgtgtcttgtgtttttaatatcaTTCCTCCTGACAAATGTGTCCAAAAGGACGGAAATGTAGCTTACGTAAAGAGGAGGGCCTTCGGCTGGCGTCCCCCGCCCAACACCTGGTCATGAGCTCCATCAGAGTGACCAGCCCAGTGCGGCCTGATGCCTGTTCCCTGATTTCTTCCAGAGATGGACGCTGACCCTTTGGGACATGAATTCGAATGAGGCTGGGCATGGGATCTGCAGGAAGAATTGGAAAAGGTTGGTGTGGGCGTGTCCTCTTCAGTGCCTTTTTCTATCAGGAAAAGGAAAGCCAGCTTCGTTTTGACTAAAGGTTCACTgggtcacatttatttataaaagtatAAGCCAAAGTGTGATTTACTATCCCATAACCATAACcataacaaagaagaaaaactgtaatccCTGCGAGAATCCATGTGAGCGCTAATGGATGAAGGAACAGGACGCATGGAGTTTAAACACGCTGCAGAAGATCTCAATGTCTAACTTTAGTCAtgcttctaaataaaaaaaactgacagaaaaacagaagttaCAAAAAAGCAGATGATTCCAACTCTAACTTCTGGAGAAAGATGGTCTTTATCTTACTTTTCTAGAAAGCTATTCTCGACTTGCATTAGGCGTGGAGTGGTTAGATCAAAACAGGTGCAGAAACAGAGGAAAGGTGGAGCAGGAATGGCACTCACTTGGATACGGATGCTGCCCTGTGACGATGGACCACAGCAGAATGCCATAGCTgcaacacacattcacagtTACACATCGGCAAAGGCTGAtacaagccccgcccacagagGTATTCAGGTTCACAGGATGTCACCTGAACGTTTCACTGCAACTCCGATTTGGCACACAGAAAACGTTTTATACCTGTAGATGTCGGATGCTTTGGATGGATGGTAGGACAGGCTGAATGCCTCGGGGGGCATGTAGCTGATGGTGCCCTCCTCCACCTTCTTGGAGGAGTGTGTGATGGTGTGGTAAAACCTGGCCAAGCCAAAATCTGTGAGCTGGGGAGGAATGAGAAGAAGACCAAGATAGAAGAGTAGAGGATTTATTGTCATGGACCTCAGAGTTTCTGAGTGACAGTGAAGTCGTCCTGTGAATCATGAGTTCAAGTTTAAGAATAGACCATTGTAATCTATTGTCAGGATGTTCAAAAACTTCCCCAGAAACCTTAATCAAATCTTTCTTCTGctcgtttttttttgtaaatttaattgtttctgctgaaatgtcaaaatgtgtgaacatttctgcagatcaagttgtttggaaaaaaaagagaaattgtttTCAGTCTATTTGTCTAAGAAAAGTCATAAAAGCCAAAAACGGTTTATCATTATTTCATGAAGGAACATTACTTCTTTCCTTATAAGTAGcttttttctagatttttcctttttatctggaataaagacccactcaaatcatcttttgaactgTTTTGAAAGGATAACCAGTAGTGTTTTAATTATGGTCATGCAATTTTCAGCCACTGGCACGAAGTAAGCCTGCCCTTACTTccagtcatccatctgtttattctctctcccgctagcttacagttcCCAAAACACCAAGCTAACACTAGCGGTCCAACAAAAtggtacagttttgagcccGATTCCAGCTCagtcgaggaaaacaaaaatgtgcatggaTTTGGCAACAAGTGAAtgcggagcagagcaggaagtttgTGGCGCACAGACTGTAGCACCAACATAGGCAGCTACAGCAACAATCTTTTTCATatggcatgtttttgtttttgctcctgattcacaattttaataaagaaatgcgattttaagctcaattttctttctctatagatgtcctccatcattaaaaaaacagtcacaagaacatgttaaaaacaccataaacactACTTTTATTGGAACTGGTCTTTAAAAGAGATATacacattttatgttttccagaataaaaactaaactttttatttatttggtgggTGCTTTGGGCTCGACTGTGAGATTGTGGACTTAGAAGAGAGAGCCAAGGCGAACTGCAGCTCTGCCTACATGTGAGCAGGGGAGGACAGAGATTGAGCTCACCTTGGCGTTCAGGGAGGAGTCCAGCAGCACGTTGTTGGGCTTCAGGTCCAGATGCAGTATGGGGGGAGAGAGGCTGTGCAGGAAGTTTATGCCCAAGGTTATGTGGTGAATCAGTCTGAAGGCCAGCGCCCAAGGGGGGGGTCCTTTTAAAATGCCCTGTCAGAGAAGAAACGATTGAACGCCTCACTCTTGCAAAACAAAATCACCTGTTCCTTGCCTGAACCACATTTGTGTCAGGACATGTTCTGGGGCGTTTGGACAAAGATAATGGGGCTGGGGGGTTAAAAAACCTTATTGATCATCATTCAGCCTCATCTCAGTGACAAAGCTTCTGTACCTGCAGGTCAGCCAGAGATCCCCTCTCCATGAATTCCATGACCAGCCCGAGCTGCAGCAAAGCCCCGGACAGGGGGGGTCGTCCTCTGAACAGACCGTGGACGTGGATGACGTAGGGGCTGCTGCCCTGACGCATTATGCTGACCTCCCGCAGCAGAGCCGAGCTGCTCCTGTCGTGGAGGGTTCACCCGGTCACACACCTGCACATCAGCTGACCTGGTGTTCCTGCTGCGCCACTCACCCGTCATCGTGGTGAAGGAGCTTGATGGCCACGTCACAACACCACTGATGATGCCTGGCTCTAAAGATCTGCCCAAATCCGCCACCACCAACCACTGTCCAGTTGTGTAGAGCAGAttcctccaccagctgtgaAGCTTCAGAGATTTTCAGTGCCATGGTTCACTGCAGGGACGGCTCACATGATCAGAACCCAAAGCTTCTTGACAAGAGCCTTCATCAGCCTGTTTGATTTCCTTCCTTTCCCATTTCCTTAGTTTTACTGCTAACAGCATAATTCCTGACTATGGCAATATTTCTgatgaaaatgtaaacataGAAGCTCTCAGACAAGAATGTGGGCAAGAATGTTGGTCAGGAGTAAGCCCgccctcacttcccatcattcatttGTTGACACTAGCCCCTGACAGCTCCAAGCCATTATTATTGGTgctacaaaaatggtgagcaatattggagctatccagccatacagtttagagccagatgtcagctcagacgaggaaaacaaagacgtttatggatctatttgtctagaagtggatgcatcagaatgcagcggagcagggagcttgtggcccacccagagtGTTTTTACCtcacaaatctttttcaaacagcattttttatattctcatgattcacaacaatttgaaaaaagaaatactcagaaatgcaattttgagcttaattatcTTCCTATATGTCCTCTGTAAtcaaagaaatgccacaagaacatgttaaaacaccccAAACTCTCTTTTTATCGGGGAGAGGGTCTTCAAAGCTCTTGGGTGACGATTTCATTTCAACCTTTTAGCGTCacctttaaaacaaactctttTGGTGGACTTTAGTCTTTACACCTCTCCCCACCCTAGCTTCTGTGTACTTTGTGTGTCCAAGAAACATCAAAATGACTCAGAAATGCTGTAAGCCGGCTCCTACTGCCTGTCCCGTTGTGAAAATGAcgcaaaaaataattattttaaggtTTTACTCCTTTTCTGTTGAGTTCACTGACAGGATCCACAGGCTGACACCTTCTGAACAGTCGAAACCAGGAAACACATCTAAGGCTGTAAACGTGAAGCTTAACCCTCTACTTTGAGCGGCTCACACTGAAGCCTGTAACTTTTAGTCACATTGAAGAGACAAAGAGGCAGTGTAACAGGAAAATAGGTGAAAATAACTTGAGGAAAAAGAAGTCTTGTGAAGAAGAGTTTTCATAAGAGAGGAAGCACTCACCCAGTGGAACCTGCTCATCGTTCGGGCAGTGTGTGGAAGGCTCGAGCTGAAATGACCCGTCTGCTCGTTCTGTGACGGAAACACGCCTCTGCAGCAGAAGTGAAACCATGCCATGTTCCTCCTTTCAGACAGATTTCCTGAAACTCATCTGATTTGCAGAAGGTCCTCATGTTTAACAGGAGTGAACCGTCAGAGAATTTCTGAGGCAAAATTACTGAGAAATCTCACAGGGTTCACTCTAACAGAGGATTCAGTCAACAAAAGACTTCTAGGTGGACAAACTATGATGTGACCACCTGGAACCAGCAGAGCAGGCTGCAGTCAATTCTCATCAATCACCCCTATCTGCTCCTTTATTTTGACAGGAC
This genomic window contains:
- the LOC101168078 gene encoding receptor-interacting serine/threonine-protein kinase 3-like, with translation MALKISEASQLVEESALHNWTVVGGGGFGQIFRARHHQWCCDVAIKLLHHDDGSSSALLREVSIMRQGSSPYVIHVHGLFRGRPPLSGALLQLGLVMEFMERGSLADLQGILKGPPPWALAFRLIHHITLGINFLHSLSPPILHLDLKPNNVLLDSSLNAKLTDFGLARFYHTITHSSKKVEEGTISYMPPEAFSLSYHPSKASDIYSYGILLWSIVTGQHPYPNPMPSLIRIHVPKGQRPSLEEIREQASGRTGLVTLMELMTRCWAGDASRRPSSLQCTYVSEELYKMHKHAVPDAVHQVLKTLDQEAEEEITKTVQALSVTQVTAAPTPELQNMEDHMRTGPPPIQEVNRTSAWTGQDNMIDSPFVHPLNMSSVDQAGHLGMKTSSVCPIRSTSSQRQSEGPAATTSQFPFKPRPSTQRQFSNPDSFPCQSAHPAQGVKMHFSHVVGVQIGNNNSMTIKSPDHLERRRHPTAPSSVDL